One genomic segment of Ricinus communis isolate WT05 ecotype wild-type chromosome 5, ASM1957865v1, whole genome shotgun sequence includes these proteins:
- the LOC8275170 gene encoding ras-related protein RABA1d translates to MAGYRAEDDYDYLFKVVLIGDSGVGKSNLLSRFTRNEFSLESKSTIGVEFATRSLNVDGKVIKAQIWDTAGQERYRAITSAYYRGAVGALLVYDVTRHSTFENVERWLRELRDHTDPNIVVMLIGNKSDLRHLVAVSTEDGKSFAERESLYFMETSALEATNVDNAFAEVLTQIYRIVSKKAMETGDEGAASAVPSKGEKIDVSKDVSAMKRVGCCSS, encoded by the exons ATGGCAGGGTATAGAGCAGAAGATGACTACGATTACCTATTCAAGGTGGTCCTGATCGGTGATTCAGGTGTAGGCAAGTCTAATCTGCTTTCTAGGTTTACTCGTAATGAGTTTAGCTTGGAGTCTAAGTCCACTATTGGAGTTGAGTTCGCTACTCGTAGCTTAAACGTCGATGGCAAGGTTATCAAGGCCCAGATTTGGGATACTGCTGGTCAAGAAAG GTACCGTGCCATTACTAGTGCATACTACCGAGGAGCAGTAGGTGCCCTGCTTGTCTACGATGTCACCCGCCACTCAACATTTGAAAACGTCGAAAGGTGGTTAAGGGAATTGAGGGACCACACAGATCCCAACATTGTGGTCATGCTCATAGGCAACAAATCAGATCTTCGCCACCTTGTGGCTGTCTCAACTGAGGATGGCAAGTCATTTGCCGAGAGGGAGTCTCTCTACTTCATGGAAACTTCTGCTCTGGAAGCTACTAATGTAGACAATGCATTTGCTGAAGTGCTTACACAGATCTACCGAATTGTAAGCAAGAAGGCTATGGAGACTGGCGATGAAGGTGCTGCCTCGGCTGTTCCTTCCAAGGGAGAGAAAATTGATGTCAGTAAAGATGTTTCTGCAATGAAGAGAGTAGGATGCTGCTCTAGCTAG